The Arthrobacter sp. PM3 genome contains the following window.
GTGGTGCTCATGATGCTCCTTGGGTTGCTCGGTTGTTTAGTGGAATCAGATGAGGTCGGTGATGAAGCTGGCGGCCTTGGCGGCCGCGGCCGGGCGTTCCTCGTGGGTGACGTCCCGGGTTTCCAGCTCCAGGGAGAAGTGGCCGGTGTAGCCCTGGGCCGCGAGGCCGCGCAGTCCGGCGGCGAAGTCGGCCTGTCCGTTGCCGATGCTGAGGTTGATGTTCCCCGGCACGGCATCGCGCAGGTGCACGTGGGAGATCCGGCCCTGGTGGCGTTCGAGGTACTCCAGCGGGTCTTCGCCGGCGGCCACGATGTGGCTGAAGTCCATGACGATCCCGACGCCGGACCCGGCCAGCCGGTTCGCCAGCAGTTCCGCCCGCTCCAGGTTCCAGCAGAAGCGCAGGAAGTGCAGGGATTCGGTCCAGAGTTCGACGCCGAACCCGTCCGCGCGCTGTTTGGCGGCGATGAGCTGGGCGGCCACGGCGTCCAGGTCCTGTTCGATGCCGCGGACCGGCTCGTGGCCGAGGGCGCCGCAGGGCAGGACAAGGGCTTGGGCGCCGATGCCGGCGGCGAGGGACAGGAGGGCGTCGAGGTGCCGGCTCCTGGCGGAATGCCCGTCGGCGTCGAGCACGGCATTCAGGTCCCCGATGTCCCCGTTGACCGAGCGGACCCGAAGGCCCGAGGCAAGGACGTCGGCCGTCACGGCGGTGACCGCCGCGGCGTCGAGGTCGTAGGGGACGTGGTCGCACACTCCGGGGAGGGCGCCGAGATCTATTTCCTCAAAACCGAGGTCCGCGATGGTGCGCAGGGCTGTGGGCAGGTCCTGGTGGCGGAAGCTGATGGACGAGCAGCCGAGTCGGGAAGTGAACATCGTCGTTGATCCTCTGGTCGTGCCCCGAGGGCGGTGGTGATATGGACCACACTACAAAAGTCGACTGTCGACAGTCAACCTTTGAAGTCGACTGTTGACAATGTTTATGGTGCGGGTCACACTGGCGTATCATCTGTTAACAGTCGACAGTGTTGGCGCCGAGGCGCCGGCAGCTCTCTTCGAAAGGGATTGACATGAGCAACGAAGCTCTCACCATGCGGG
Protein-coding sequences here:
- a CDS encoding sugar phosphate isomerase/epimerase, producing MFTSRLGCSSISFRHQDLPTALRTIADLGFEEIDLGALPGVCDHVPYDLDAAAVTAVTADVLASGLRVRSVNGDIGDLNAVLDADGHSARSRHLDALLSLAAGIGAQALVLPCGALGHEPVRGIEQDLDAVAAQLIAAKQRADGFGVELWTESLHFLRFCWNLERAELLANRLAGSGVGIVMDFSHIVAAGEDPLEYLERHQGRISHVHLRDAVPGNINLSIGNGQADFAAGLRGLAAQGYTGHFSLELETRDVTHEERPAAAAKAASFITDLI